The following proteins are co-located in the Mangifera indica cultivar Alphonso unplaced genomic scaffold, CATAS_Mindica_2.1 Un_0009, whole genome shotgun sequence genome:
- the LOC123205585 gene encoding SAL1 phosphatase-like isoform X2, whose product MPTSSTRPPSFLLYPESKPSKTEKHLLSFALSVKMSYHKELVVAKKAASLAAQLCQRVQKVLLQSDVQSKSDKTPVTVADYGSQALVSFVLGIELSSEPLSLVAEEDSTDLCNDGARDMLERITKLVNETITSDGSYGIPTLSTVDVLEAIDSGKSEGGSVGRHWVLDPIDGTKGGDQYAIALALLDEGKVVLGVLACPNLPLASICCDHQKSSNNEVGCLFYAEVGAGTYMQPLNGSSPVKVQVTTIENSEEASFFESYEKAHSQHDLSSSIAKKLGVKAPPVRIDSQVKYGALSRGDGAIYMRFPRKGYCEKIWDHAAGFIVVTEAGGVVSDVAGNPLDFSKGKHLDLYIGIIATNQKLMPKLLKAVKESLEEQSSAL is encoded by the exons atgccCACTTCCTCGACGAGGCCACCATCTTTTCTCCTGTACCCGGAGTCCAAACCCAGCAAAACTGAAAAACATCTTCTTTCATTTGCACTTTCAGTGAAAATGTCTTATCATAAGGAACTTGTGGTTGCCAAAAAAGCCGCTTCTTTAGCTGCTCAACTTTGCCAG aGAGTGCAAAAAGTACTATTGCAATCTGATGTGCAATCAAAATCAGATAAAACTCCTGTAACAGTCGCAGATTATG GCTCACAAGCATTGGTGAGTTTTGTACTGGGGATAGAACTTTCTTCTGAACCATTGTCATTAGTAGCTGAGGAG GATTCTACAGATCTTTGTAATGATGGTGCCAGAGATATGCTAGAACGCATTACAAAACTTGTGAATGAAACTATAACTAGTGATGGATCATATGGTATTCCTACATTATCCACAGTAGATGTGCTCGAGGCTATTGATAGTGGCAAATCTGAAGGCGGTTCTGTTGGCCGGCATTGGGTTTTAGATCCTATAGATGGCACTAAAGG AGGAGATCAATATGCTATAGCATTAGCATTACTTGATGAAGGCAAAGTAGTGTTGGGTGTCCTGGCTTGTCCAAATCTTCCATTAGCATCCATTTGTTGTGATCATCAGAAATCTTCAAATAATGAAGTTGGTTGCCTTTTCTACGCGGAAGTTGGAGCAGGAACTTATATGCAGCCATTGAATGGTTCGTCACCTGTGAAG GTACAAGTTACTACAATTGAAAATTCCGAAGAAGCATCATTCTTTGAGTCATATGAAAAAGCACATTCCCAACATGACTTGTCTAGCTCCATTGCCAAA AAACTTGGTGTGAAAGCACCACCGGTTAGAATTGATAGCCAAGTAAAATATGGTGCTTTGTCTAGAGGAGATGGAGCCATATATATGCGTTTTCCCCGCAAAGGGTATTGTGAGAAAATCTGGGATCATGCTGCTGGGTTCATTGTTGTGACTG AAGCGGGGGGTGTTGTCTCAGATGTTGCAGGGAACCCATTGgatttttcaaaaggaaaacatCTAGATCTTTACATAGGTATCATTGCTACAAATCAGAAGTTGATGCCAAAACTTTTGAAGGCAGTGAAAGAGTCCCTGGAGGAGCAATCTTCAGCCTTGTAA
- the LOC123205585 gene encoding SAL1 phosphatase-like isoform X1 produces the protein MPTSSTRPPSFLLYPESKPSKTEKHLLSFALSVKMSYHKELVVAKKAASLAAQLCQRVQKVLLQSDVQSKSDKTPVTVADYGSQALVSFVLGIELSSEPLSLVAEEDSTDLCNDGARDMLERITKLVNETITSDGSYGIPTLSTVDVLEAIDSGKSEGGSVGRHWVLDPIDGTKGFLRGDQYAIALALLDEGKVVLGVLACPNLPLASICCDHQKSSNNEVGCLFYAEVGAGTYMQPLNGSSPVKVQVTTIENSEEASFFESYEKAHSQHDLSSSIAKKLGVKAPPVRIDSQVKYGALSRGDGAIYMRFPRKGYCEKIWDHAAGFIVVTEAGGVVSDVAGNPLDFSKGKHLDLYIGIIATNQKLMPKLLKAVKESLEEQSSAL, from the exons atgccCACTTCCTCGACGAGGCCACCATCTTTTCTCCTGTACCCGGAGTCCAAACCCAGCAAAACTGAAAAACATCTTCTTTCATTTGCACTTTCAGTGAAAATGTCTTATCATAAGGAACTTGTGGTTGCCAAAAAAGCCGCTTCTTTAGCTGCTCAACTTTGCCAG aGAGTGCAAAAAGTACTATTGCAATCTGATGTGCAATCAAAATCAGATAAAACTCCTGTAACAGTCGCAGATTATG GCTCACAAGCATTGGTGAGTTTTGTACTGGGGATAGAACTTTCTTCTGAACCATTGTCATTAGTAGCTGAGGAG GATTCTACAGATCTTTGTAATGATGGTGCCAGAGATATGCTAGAACGCATTACAAAACTTGTGAATGAAACTATAACTAGTGATGGATCATATGGTATTCCTACATTATCCACAGTAGATGTGCTCGAGGCTATTGATAGTGGCAAATCTGAAGGCGGTTCTGTTGGCCGGCATTGGGTTTTAGATCCTATAGATGGCACTAAAGG TTTTCTTAGAGGAGATCAATATGCTATAGCATTAGCATTACTTGATGAAGGCAAAGTAGTGTTGGGTGTCCTGGCTTGTCCAAATCTTCCATTAGCATCCATTTGTTGTGATCATCAGAAATCTTCAAATAATGAAGTTGGTTGCCTTTTCTACGCGGAAGTTGGAGCAGGAACTTATATGCAGCCATTGAATGGTTCGTCACCTGTGAAG GTACAAGTTACTACAATTGAAAATTCCGAAGAAGCATCATTCTTTGAGTCATATGAAAAAGCACATTCCCAACATGACTTGTCTAGCTCCATTGCCAAA AAACTTGGTGTGAAAGCACCACCGGTTAGAATTGATAGCCAAGTAAAATATGGTGCTTTGTCTAGAGGAGATGGAGCCATATATATGCGTTTTCCCCGCAAAGGGTATTGTGAGAAAATCTGGGATCATGCTGCTGGGTTCATTGTTGTGACTG AAGCGGGGGGTGTTGTCTCAGATGTTGCAGGGAACCCATTGgatttttcaaaaggaaaacatCTAGATCTTTACATAGGTATCATTGCTACAAATCAGAAGTTGATGCCAAAACTTTTGAAGGCAGTGAAAGAGTCCCTGGAGGAGCAATCTTCAGCCTTGTAA
- the LOC123205585 gene encoding SAL1 phosphatase-like isoform X3 produces the protein MVYFLTFLFFDYGQSGSQALVSFVLGIELSSEPLSLVAEEDSTDLCNDGARDMLERITKLVNETITSDGSYGIPTLSTVDVLEAIDSGKSEGGSVGRHWVLDPIDGTKGFLRGDQYAIALALLDEGKVVLGVLACPNLPLASICCDHQKSSNNEVGCLFYAEVGAGTYMQPLNGSSPVKVQVTTIENSEEASFFESYEKAHSQHDLSSSIAKKLGVKAPPVRIDSQVKYGALSRGDGAIYMRFPRKGYCEKIWDHAAGFIVVTEAGGVVSDVAGNPLDFSKGKHLDLYIGIIATNQKLMPKLLKAVKESLEEQSSAL, from the exons ATGGTCTACTTTCTAACTTTCTTGTTCTTTGATTATGGGCAGTCTG GCTCACAAGCATTGGTGAGTTTTGTACTGGGGATAGAACTTTCTTCTGAACCATTGTCATTAGTAGCTGAGGAG GATTCTACAGATCTTTGTAATGATGGTGCCAGAGATATGCTAGAACGCATTACAAAACTTGTGAATGAAACTATAACTAGTGATGGATCATATGGTATTCCTACATTATCCACAGTAGATGTGCTCGAGGCTATTGATAGTGGCAAATCTGAAGGCGGTTCTGTTGGCCGGCATTGGGTTTTAGATCCTATAGATGGCACTAAAGG TTTTCTTAGAGGAGATCAATATGCTATAGCATTAGCATTACTTGATGAAGGCAAAGTAGTGTTGGGTGTCCTGGCTTGTCCAAATCTTCCATTAGCATCCATTTGTTGTGATCATCAGAAATCTTCAAATAATGAAGTTGGTTGCCTTTTCTACGCGGAAGTTGGAGCAGGAACTTATATGCAGCCATTGAATGGTTCGTCACCTGTGAAG GTACAAGTTACTACAATTGAAAATTCCGAAGAAGCATCATTCTTTGAGTCATATGAAAAAGCACATTCCCAACATGACTTGTCTAGCTCCATTGCCAAA AAACTTGGTGTGAAAGCACCACCGGTTAGAATTGATAGCCAAGTAAAATATGGTGCTTTGTCTAGAGGAGATGGAGCCATATATATGCGTTTTCCCCGCAAAGGGTATTGTGAGAAAATCTGGGATCATGCTGCTGGGTTCATTGTTGTGACTG AAGCGGGGGGTGTTGTCTCAGATGTTGCAGGGAACCCATTGgatttttcaaaaggaaaacatCTAGATCTTTACATAGGTATCATTGCTACAAATCAGAAGTTGATGCCAAAACTTTTGAAGGCAGTGAAAGAGTCCCTGGAGGAGCAATCTTCAGCCTTGTAA